In the Candidatus Baltobacteraceae bacterium genome, one interval contains:
- a CDS encoding zinc-dependent metalloprotease: protein MSLSIRAIALFVFTALFVAAAGTPAVRAQAAPQAAATAAPAPGSPKPESSPSGQEPVILPSPGMPANVPTAIKALLNIAPQTPQSYAAFMHNAQLQTGLINLIRKDDELFLDLGPQDFKKTFIFAPSLASGLGAGTFAGRLYDPMLVQFQRIGHRVFWITPNTDFASSQGTAAKALAISTSSSIIAVSPILAENAATDHVAIAPVLFLTDHLDIGKDLAAAAGGGTPGGGLLLLLGGPRAGFALDPSRSYYISTKALPDNDEITVNLTFNGNGDLQTVPDTRGTPIKVHYSILEEPVRTAGYAPRAADDRIGYFLETHKRFGDDKTPSPFVRYIDRWDLSKGPIVFTLTNEVPREYRDAVKRGILAWNAAFAKIGYPHAIRVDDPPSDPSFDPDDAKYNSVRWIDQDRASFVAATPHIADPATGQILRATVTVDGEALRSLRRGFIDNVVPSRVPIAAYSPYAPFFADSGLKPNAASTAVSVQSASTAATLADPCLADFCEYGEALESDAAFAALALYPGLRESSSATNKYVDQYIEAVTMHEVGHALGLRHNFAAPSVYSLHDVENPAFTAKHGISASVMAYNPVDLAPSGQPQPDFFQTQLGPYDYWAIQYGYTPNGSASSLKAIADRAGEPDHVFETDEDASGAWAVDPRVALFVLSSDPIGWHAQRFQIADRLLATLDRRYPRNDRSYNDERLAFSTILGEYTRSALLTTRWVGGVYTSRSHRGEKGGSPPFSPVPRSDQKRAFDLLDRYVFGARALALPPSLVEHLGPDRFHGWGAQGLNARPDFPLTAFVANVQDTILYTIFTPVNIARIADQSQLAPGKTMSLQDLFEWSSSAVYDDVASGTPIPAMHREMQRRYTDLLLQIALLPSFALDQLQIPYETQELARYELHRAQAEVHKGLASRGLDIATRAHLAELSSRIARGLAAQNTRAL, encoded by the coding sequence ATGAGCCTTTCCATCAGGGCCATAGCCCTTTTTGTTTTTACTGCGCTCTTCGTTGCTGCCGCGGGCACGCCCGCGGTGCGCGCGCAGGCCGCACCCCAGGCTGCTGCAACAGCGGCGCCCGCCCCCGGGAGCCCGAAACCTGAGAGCTCTCCCAGCGGCCAAGAACCGGTCATCTTGCCGTCACCCGGAATGCCGGCAAACGTTCCGACGGCGATAAAAGCATTGCTCAACATTGCGCCGCAGACGCCGCAATCGTACGCCGCGTTCATGCACAACGCGCAGCTGCAGACCGGGCTCATCAACCTCATTCGCAAGGACGACGAGCTGTTTTTGGATCTTGGTCCGCAAGATTTCAAGAAGACGTTCATCTTTGCGCCGTCGCTCGCGTCGGGTCTCGGCGCGGGAACGTTCGCGGGGCGGCTCTACGATCCGATGCTGGTGCAATTCCAGCGCATCGGCCACCGCGTCTTTTGGATCACGCCGAACACCGACTTTGCGTCGTCGCAAGGTACGGCGGCTAAAGCGCTCGCGATTTCAACTTCCTCGTCGATCATCGCCGTCTCGCCGATCCTGGCGGAGAACGCCGCGACCGATCACGTGGCGATCGCTCCGGTGCTCTTCCTAACGGATCACCTCGACATCGGTAAAGATCTCGCGGCGGCTGCCGGGGGCGGAACGCCCGGCGGCGGCCTACTGCTGCTCTTAGGCGGCCCGCGTGCGGGTTTTGCGCTCGATCCTTCGCGCTCGTATTACATCTCGACCAAGGCGTTACCGGATAATGACGAGATCACGGTCAATCTGACGTTCAACGGAAACGGCGATTTGCAAACGGTCCCGGATACGCGCGGCACGCCGATCAAAGTCCACTACAGTATTCTCGAAGAACCGGTGCGCACCGCGGGATACGCGCCGCGAGCTGCGGACGATCGCATCGGCTATTTCCTCGAGACGCACAAGCGCTTCGGCGACGACAAGACGCCCTCACCGTTCGTGCGCTATATCGACCGCTGGGATCTTTCGAAAGGTCCGATCGTCTTCACGCTGACGAACGAAGTTCCGCGCGAGTACCGCGACGCGGTCAAACGCGGCATCTTGGCGTGGAACGCGGCGTTTGCGAAGATCGGCTATCCTCACGCAATCCGTGTCGACGATCCGCCGTCCGATCCGTCGTTCGATCCGGACGATGCAAAATACAATTCGGTGCGCTGGATCGACCAGGATCGTGCCAGCTTCGTTGCGGCAACCCCGCACATTGCCGATCCCGCCACGGGCCAGATCCTGCGCGCAACGGTAACGGTCGATGGTGAAGCGCTGCGCAGCTTGCGCCGTGGATTCATCGACAATGTCGTGCCGTCACGCGTGCCGATTGCTGCCTATTCGCCCTACGCCCCGTTTTTCGCCGACTCAGGTTTGAAGCCGAACGCAGCCTCGACGGCGGTTTCCGTTCAGAGTGCGAGCACAGCTGCGACGCTAGCCGACCCATGCCTGGCGGATTTCTGCGAGTACGGTGAGGCGCTCGAATCCGACGCGGCGTTCGCCGCATTGGCGCTCTATCCCGGACTACGTGAAAGCTCGAGCGCGACGAATAAATACGTCGATCAGTACATCGAAGCCGTGACGATGCACGAAGTCGGCCACGCGCTCGGCTTGCGTCATAACTTCGCGGCGCCGTCGGTCTACTCGCTCCACGACGTCGAAAATCCGGCGTTCACCGCGAAGCACGGCATCAGCGCTTCGGTGATGGCGTACAATCCGGTCGACCTGGCTCCGTCGGGTCAACCTCAACCCGACTTCTTCCAAACGCAGCTCGGACCGTACGACTATTGGGCGATCCAATACGGATACACGCCGAACGGTTCGGCAAGCTCGCTCAAAGCGATTGCCGATCGTGCCGGCGAGCCCGATCATGTCTTCGAGACGGATGAAGATGCGAGCGGGGCCTGGGCCGTCGATCCGCGCGTCGCTCTGTTCGTGCTCTCGAGCGACCCGATCGGATGGCACGCGCAGCGTTTTCAAATCGCCGATCGTCTTCTGGCGACGCTCGACAGACGTTATCCGCGCAACGATCGCTCCTACAATGACGAGCGGCTGGCGTTCTCGACGATCCTCGGCGAATACACGCGCTCCGCGTTACTTACGACGCGCTGGGTTGGCGGTGTCTACACCTCACGTTCGCATCGTGGTGAGAAGGGTGGCAGCCCGCCGTTTTCGCCGGTTCCGCGCAGCGATCAAAAGCGCGCCTTCGATTTGCTCGACCGTTACGTATTCGGGGCGCGCGCGCTGGCGTTGCCGCCGAGCTTGGTCGAGCACTTAGGGCCTGACCGATTCCACGGTTGGGGCGCGCAAGGGTTGAACGCGCGACCGGACTTTCCGTTGACGGCGTTCGTCGCAAACGTTCAAGATACGATCCTCTACACGATCTTCACGCCGGTCAACATCGCCCGGATCGCCGATCAGTCGCAGCTCGCGCCCGGCAAGACGATGTCGTTGCAAGATCTGTTCGAATGGTCGTCGTCGGCAGTCTACGATGACGTCGCGTCCGGCACGCCGATCCCCGCGATGCATCGCGAAATGCAACGGCGCTACACGGATCTGCTCTTGCAAATTGCGCTCTTGCCCTCGTTTGCGCTCGACCAGCTGCAGATTCCCTACGAAACCCAAGAGCTGGCGCGCTACGAGCTGCATCGCGCGCAAGCCGAGGTCCACAAGGGATTGGCTTCGCGAGGGCTCGACATCGCCACGCGAGCGCATCTCGCGGAACTCTCATCGCGCATCGCGCGTGGGCTGGCAGCCCAAAACACCCGAGCCTTATAG
- a CDS encoding family 1 glycosylhydrolase, whose amino-acid sequence MSDLPPFPPEFRFGVATADHQCEAYTGEDDIRDTWERVRGLTARGKATDFWNRYKEDVDLARGLGCGAFRLSLSWARLEPQAGTWDDAAFAHYRDVLQYMRDAGMTTIVTLHHNSWPIHIQAAGNGAGLLDPAFPDRLAAYATQVVQRLGDLIDYYVTINEPNQLVYGFIKLWCMRAYAMPPGMEPFATETEQMEAVIKLIPNLFRAHNRARAAIHKERPQARVGTNPLVLGLPQWFQALVDRAAVNLRTPDDLIRQAKRFSQVPILDSGSVDISIAQITITQQRMDRVLFSEPYFAANLCTLHESAKVPPIDSSTFAGSVGVAADGAPAEQFQTYFPQASMHEFDDLDTAVASLRQGHVDLVFDDDVFLEPYAHGTLTRSAVRGHAQDFAVAIPFGSRSLLNAVDLALRDAKESMPNAPHTNNRKTVAHIGRTSIAPQHVPDLDRSLRAIRRRGVLRVGIRPGVSTLCTRGENGAYEGLEPDLARKIAARIFGAKPGRVDFVPLEGDRRLDATRSWLRRFDGLRKTISMFATILGTNWWNLGMAGRLAEFLCPPECVGTLDYIGLDYYWGAPSLFKFSRLVSAAECRYASAPVWPGVLGQILREQHKQFPGKPIIIVENGCVTSADNVARADYIANHLREVQKALATGLPVEAYLCWSITSNREWGLPFDNNSDFGLYHVDLDHDPDLRRVATPASTRFAQIIASRTADG is encoded by the coding sequence CTGAGCGACCTACCGCCGTTTCCACCTGAATTCCGCTTCGGCGTTGCCACGGCGGATCATCAGTGTGAAGCGTATACGGGTGAAGACGACATTCGCGACACGTGGGAGCGCGTTCGCGGTCTGACGGCGCGCGGCAAAGCCACCGATTTTTGGAACCGGTATAAAGAGGATGTCGATCTTGCGCGTGGGCTCGGTTGCGGCGCATTTCGTCTCTCGCTTTCATGGGCACGACTCGAACCGCAAGCGGGTACGTGGGATGATGCAGCCTTCGCGCACTATCGCGACGTGCTGCAGTATATGCGCGACGCCGGGATGACGACGATCGTCACGCTGCACCATAACTCGTGGCCGATCCACATCCAAGCTGCGGGGAACGGCGCCGGTTTGCTCGATCCGGCGTTTCCGGATCGCCTCGCAGCGTACGCAACGCAGGTCGTGCAACGTCTTGGGGACCTGATCGACTACTACGTTACGATCAACGAGCCCAACCAGCTCGTGTACGGATTCATCAAGCTCTGGTGCATGCGTGCTTACGCGATGCCGCCGGGCATGGAGCCGTTCGCGACCGAGACGGAACAGATGGAAGCGGTCATCAAGCTGATCCCAAATCTCTTTCGCGCACATAACCGTGCGCGTGCCGCGATTCACAAGGAGCGTCCGCAGGCGCGCGTTGGAACGAATCCGCTCGTTCTCGGCTTGCCGCAGTGGTTTCAGGCCCTCGTCGATCGTGCCGCCGTCAACCTTCGCACGCCCGACGACCTCATTCGACAAGCGAAGCGTTTCTCGCAAGTGCCGATCCTCGACTCCGGCTCGGTTGATATCTCGATCGCACAAATCACGATCACGCAGCAGCGTATGGATCGCGTGCTGTTTTCGGAGCCGTATTTCGCTGCCAATCTCTGTACGCTGCACGAGAGCGCCAAGGTGCCGCCCATCGATTCGAGCACGTTTGCCGGCAGCGTCGGCGTTGCCGCGGACGGTGCGCCCGCCGAACAGTTCCAAACGTACTTCCCGCAGGCCTCGATGCACGAATTCGATGACCTCGACACGGCCGTCGCGTCGCTTCGCCAAGGACACGTCGATCTCGTGTTCGACGACGATGTGTTTCTCGAGCCTTACGCGCACGGCACGCTTACTAGGAGCGCGGTTCGAGGACACGCTCAGGATTTTGCGGTGGCGATTCCGTTTGGGAGCCGTTCGTTGCTGAACGCCGTCGATCTGGCGCTGCGCGATGCCAAGGAATCTATGCCGAATGCACCGCACACAAACAACCGTAAGACGGTCGCACACATCGGACGCACCTCGATCGCTCCGCAGCACGTCCCCGATCTCGATAGGTCGCTGCGTGCGATTCGCCGGCGTGGTGTCTTGCGCGTCGGAATTCGGCCCGGAGTTTCAACGCTTTGCACGCGCGGAGAAAATGGCGCGTACGAGGGTCTCGAGCCGGATCTCGCCCGAAAGATTGCGGCGCGCATCTTCGGCGCAAAACCCGGCAGAGTCGATTTCGTACCCTTGGAGGGCGATCGCCGGCTCGATGCAACGCGCTCCTGGCTGCGGCGTTTTGACGGGTTGCGTAAGACGATCTCGATGTTCGCCACGATTCTCGGAACGAATTGGTGGAATTTGGGGATGGCCGGCCGCCTGGCGGAGTTTCTGTGTCCGCCTGAATGCGTCGGGACGCTCGACTACATAGGGCTCGACTATTATTGGGGCGCGCCTTCCCTCTTCAAGTTCAGTCGTTTGGTGTCCGCGGCCGAATGCAGGTATGCGAGCGCACCGGTTTGGCCGGGCGTTCTCGGTCAGATTCTGCGCGAGCAGCACAAGCAGTTTCCCGGCAAGCCGATCATCATCGTCGAGAACGGCTGCGTTACGAGCGCAGACAACGTAGCGCGCGCCGACTACATTGCGAATCATCTTCGCGAAGTTCAGAAGGCGCTGGCTACGGGACTGCCGGTCGAAGCTTATCTGTGCTGGAGCATCACCTCGAATCGCGAATGGGGATTGCCTTTCGACAACAATAGCGATTTTGGGCTCTACCACGTCGATCTCGATCACGATCCGGACTTGAGACGCGTCGCGACGCCCGCCAGCACGCGTTTCGCCCAGATTATTGCGTCACGCACGGCAGATGGATAG
- the mptA gene encoding GTP cyclohydrolase MptA: MDRIGGMHTALIGIGSNLGERQGNILQALQRLRTRVRIDAVSSFYETVPVGNVAGPKFLNAAARLTTDLDPVALESFFRDVETAIARRHEHLAARVIDIDFLYYGDLVADLGRFELPHPYVEQRPFNLIPLAEIAPDFVDPVRKSTLAKMASRVPHDGVVRKPRALRFDVDRQSQEPEHRLALSRVGVAKIKRIIRLTMHGRKVPLNAEFSMVADLEPNRAGVHMSRFSELLEEALLEVLARGEPASTVEEVVERVAREIVVSQHALRADVRVRAEFGLERWTPVSGKRTEETYALVGVAHADRQGTRRAVGVEAEGMTACPCAQLMVREHSHRELLEAGFTEADANRALDALPVATHNQRGKGTLLIGTSSDRAAEIRAEDLVEIVENSMSSETYDLLKRPDEFFVVNKAHHRPRFVEDVVREILASTLAMYADFPDETFVAATQLNYESIHKHDAFAEAFGTFGEFRRELRDSVYVTDKTELAAWLRARSQFETAARDARR, from the coding sequence ATGGATAGGATTGGGGGAATGCACACGGCGCTGATCGGGATCGGTTCGAACCTCGGCGAGCGGCAAGGCAACATCTTGCAAGCGCTCCAGCGGCTGCGCACGCGCGTTCGTATCGACGCGGTCTCTTCGTTCTACGAGACCGTTCCCGTCGGCAATGTCGCCGGGCCAAAATTCCTCAACGCAGCCGCGCGGCTTACAACCGACCTGGATCCCGTCGCGCTCGAGTCGTTTTTTCGCGACGTCGAAACCGCGATCGCACGGCGTCACGAGCATCTCGCCGCGCGCGTAATCGACATCGACTTTCTCTACTACGGCGACTTGGTCGCCGATCTCGGCCGTTTCGAGCTGCCGCATCCGTATGTCGAGCAGCGTCCGTTCAATCTGATTCCGCTGGCGGAGATCGCGCCCGATTTCGTCGATCCGGTCCGCAAATCGACGCTCGCGAAAATGGCATCGCGCGTTCCACACGACGGCGTCGTGCGCAAACCTCGTGCGTTGCGCTTCGACGTCGACCGCCAAAGCCAAGAGCCGGAGCACCGTCTCGCGCTCAGCCGCGTCGGCGTTGCCAAGATCAAGCGCATCATTCGCTTGACGATGCACGGACGTAAGGTTCCGTTGAACGCAGAGTTTTCGATGGTCGCCGATCTCGAGCCGAATCGCGCCGGCGTTCATATGTCACGCTTTTCGGAGCTGCTCGAAGAGGCGTTGCTCGAAGTGCTCGCGCGTGGCGAGCCGGCATCGACGGTTGAAGAAGTGGTCGAGCGCGTAGCACGCGAGATCGTCGTATCGCAGCACGCCCTGCGTGCCGACGTTCGGGTGCGCGCCGAGTTCGGTCTCGAACGCTGGACGCCGGTGAGCGGAAAGCGCACCGAAGAGACCTACGCGCTCGTGGGCGTCGCACACGCCGACCGTCAAGGAACGCGGCGTGCCGTCGGCGTCGAGGCCGAAGGTATGACGGCGTGCCCGTGCGCTCAGCTGATGGTTCGCGAGCATTCGCACCGCGAGCTGCTCGAAGCCGGCTTCACCGAGGCCGACGCAAATCGCGCACTGGATGCGCTTCCCGTCGCGACGCACAATCAGCGCGGAAAGGGTACGCTGTTGATTGGAACATCGTCGGATCGCGCCGCCGAGATTCGTGCCGAAGACCTCGTAGAGATCGTCGAGAACTCGATGTCGAGCGAGACGTACGATCTGCTCAAGCGTCCCGATGAGTTTTTCGTCGTCAACAAGGCGCACCATCGCCCGCGCTTCGTCGAAGACGTGGTACGCGAGATCCTGGCGAGCACGCTCGCGATGTATGCGGACTTTCCGGACGAGACGTTCGTTGCCGCCACTCAGCTGAACTACGAATCAATTCACAAGCACGATGCATTCGCCGAAGCATTTGGAACCTTCGGCGAATTCCGGCGCGAGCTGCGCGACAGCGTCTACGTCACGGATAAGACGGAGCTTGCGGCATGGCTTCGCGCAAGGTCGCAATTCGAGACCGCAGCGAGGGATGCGAGGAGATAA
- a CDS encoding M48 family metalloprotease, translating into MRRITLGLCAGFLAGYAAVRAAEAWIDIRHPAGPLAKNPKAYGATKRALMVTGLARSLAGQAVIAFALADRLPAAIRDSDRPLVTATYNALGTLIDTILDTPIEYVERYVMERRYGLSDQTRAAWLRERAKATALGMGLGIPVIAGLLWIARRFPKAWPFVSSLAAVPVLTLLTLVAPVYLAPIFNKFERLEGPLEERLRRLAAQYGAGNADIFRFDMSRQTKKANAYVTGLLGSHRIAIADTLLEGFSDDETEFVVAHELGHYVAGDTLLSIGMGSLAATFLIFAGKAIALGDGERVASIRGLARFSFTTQLLAALVGPLLAAGSRAIERRADRFALAATGHPEWGVAAFERLRDQNLAEDEQPRWAELLISSHPSLRSRIATLREAMPQAPSYP; encoded by the coding sequence ATGCGACGCATAACGCTCGGCCTTTGCGCCGGCTTCCTGGCGGGTTATGCGGCGGTTCGCGCCGCCGAAGCCTGGATCGACATTCGGCACCCGGCCGGACCGCTTGCAAAGAACCCGAAGGCCTACGGCGCGACGAAGCGCGCGTTGATGGTCACGGGCTTGGCGCGTTCCCTCGCCGGACAAGCCGTGATTGCATTTGCGCTCGCCGATCGTTTGCCGGCGGCGATACGCGACTCCGATCGTCCGCTCGTTACGGCGACGTACAATGCACTCGGAACGCTCATCGACACAATTTTGGACACGCCGATCGAATATGTCGAGCGATACGTGATGGAGCGGCGCTACGGACTCTCGGACCAAACACGTGCAGCGTGGCTGCGCGAACGCGCAAAGGCAACGGCGCTCGGAATGGGGCTTGGCATACCCGTCATCGCCGGGCTGCTCTGGATTGCGCGCCGTTTTCCAAAGGCATGGCCGTTCGTCAGCAGTCTCGCTGCCGTGCCCGTGCTGACGTTATTGACGCTCGTTGCACCGGTTTATCTCGCGCCGATCTTCAACAAATTCGAACGCCTCGAAGGCCCTCTTGAGGAGCGTCTGCGCCGATTAGCGGCGCAATACGGCGCCGGCAACGCCGACATTTTCCGGTTCGATATGAGCCGTCAAACAAAGAAGGCCAACGCGTACGTCACGGGATTGCTCGGCAGCCATCGCATCGCGATTGCCGACACCCTGCTCGAGGGGTTCAGCGACGATGAGACCGAGTTTGTCGTCGCGCACGAGCTCGGCCACTACGTCGCCGGCGATACGTTGCTCAGCATCGGAATGGGGTCGCTGGCGGCAACGTTTCTGATCTTTGCCGGGAAAGCGATCGCGCTCGGTGACGGTGAACGCGTTGCGAGCATTCGCGGCCTTGCGCGTTTCAGCTTCACGACGCAACTGCTCGCGGCGCTTGTCGGGCCGCTACTCGCAGCCGGATCACGCGCGATCGAGCGGCGCGCAGACCGTTTCGCGCTCGCGGCGACCGGACACCCGGAATGGGGTGTCGCAGCCTTCGAGCGCTTACGCGATCAAAATCTTGCTGAAGACGAGCAACCGCGCTGGGCAGAACTGCTTATCTCCTCGCATCCCTCGCTGCGGTCTCGAATTGCGACCTTGCGCGAAGCCATGCCGCAAGCTCCGTCTTATCCGTGA